In the Sphingobacterium sp. PCS056 genome, TCGCCTTCATTGACTTCCAGACCTCCCTGTTTGTAATAACCATACACCGTAGTTTCTCCTACTGAAATATGACCACTAGTCGCATTTTCAATTTGTGTTATTAGATTTAGAAAAGTAGATTTACCAGTACCATTTTTTCCTGCCAAACCAATACGATCTCCTTTTTTGAAAACATATGAAAAATCACTGATGATTACTTTATCTCCATAGTTTTTAGAGATATGTTCCAATTCTAAAATTTTTGATCCTTGTCTGCTGATCTTCATACTCAACTGAACAGAATCATTTGCCTTCTGGGCTTTTGATTTATCTTCAAGTTCGTAATATGCATCTATCCTTGATTTGGATTTTGTACCACGTGCTTGTGGTTGTCTTCTCATCCATTCCAATTCGCGACGTAAGAGATTTCTACTGCGCTCAACCATCACGGCATCGATGGCTTCACGGTCGGACTTCTTTTCTAAGAAATAAGAATAATTACCTTTATAAGTAAACAGCTTGCCCCTATCCAACTCTCTAATTTCAGTACAGATATTATCCAAAAAGTATCTATCGTGTGTCACCAATAGCACTGTTTTATTTCCTGTTGTCAACAGTTTTTCTAACCATTCGATCGTTTCGATATCTAGATGATTGGTAGGCTCATCTAGAATATATACATCTGGCTCATCGATTAAAAGCTTAGCAAGTGCAAGTCGTTTACGTTGACCCCCTGAAAGACTTTTGATATCTTGATGAAAATCGACAATGTTAAGTCTATTTAAAATAGTCTTGATATTATATTCGTATTCCCAAGCATTTAATGTTGTGATCTTCTCTGTAAGTTCTTCCAGTTTATTCTGATCGATTTCAGGCATAGCCAAAAGCTCTTCGTAATCTCTGATCAGTCGTTGTTCTTCGTTGTCTGTGGAATAAATAAAATCGTTAATAGAAGTCAGTCCATCGTACTTTGGATCTTGATCCAAAAAACCGATTTTAATTCCTTTTTCTTTAACAACTTTTCCGGAGGTAGGTTCTAATTTGCCACCTAATATGGAGAGAAGGGTTGATTTTCCTGTTCCGTTGATACCTACTAAGGCTACTCTATCCCCTTTTAGAAGTCCAAAATGTAAATCTTTAAAAAGCCATCTGTCATGAAATGAATGACTTACTTGTTCAGTTGCTAATATACTCACGTTAATTTCCTAATTTTCTTTGTTCAATAATTTTGCATAAAAAATCTATATATCTGATTATCAGTATATTGACTTTAAAATATAAGCATACAGATACCTCTGTATGAAAAAAAGTTATATATATCCTCCAATATTCAAAAATATGAAGGGGTAATAAATTATATGCAATAGTTAGCTTTATTGCTAACGTTATTATTTTATAAAGAGTAAATGATAAAACATCATTTAATTAAGAATTTTGGTACGTTGATCTCCTAACAACTGTATGCCCTGACTATCCTGATATTGATTATCTATTGAAAAATAGGTAATGCAGAATACAGGCATTTATCAATTTGATTATATTATCAGGGATCAAATCGATAAATGTACCATGCAAAAGTAAGTAATTTCCGCCTTTTTGTATGTAATCTTATGAGAAGATGTATAGAAGATGAAATGCAGGTGATATTGACCTAGTTCAATACATAGTTTGCGATCAAGTTGAATCTTGGTATATCCACCTTAAAGGTAGTTTCGTCTATCAATTTAA is a window encoding:
- a CDS encoding ABC-F family ATP-binding cassette domain-containing protein, producing the protein MSILATEQVSHSFHDRWLFKDLHFGLLKGDRVALVGINGTGKSTLLSILGGKLEPTSGKVVKEKGIKIGFLDQDPKYDGLTSINDFIYSTDNEEQRLIRDYEELLAMPEIDQNKLEELTEKITTLNAWEYEYNIKTILNRLNIVDFHQDIKSLSGGQRKRLALAKLLIDEPDVYILDEPTNHLDIETIEWLEKLLTTGNKTVLLVTHDRYFLDNICTEIRELDRGKLFTYKGNYSYFLEKKSDREAIDAVMVERSRNLLRRELEWMRRQPQARGTKSKSRIDAYYELEDKSKAQKANDSVQLSMKISRQGSKILELEHISKNYGDKVIISDFSYVFKKGDRIGLAGKNGTGKSTFLNLITQIENATSGHISVGETTVYGYYKQGGLEVNEGDRVLDVVKNVAEYIKMANGEVITASQLLTHFLFPPEKQFGFVNKLSGGERKRLQLMRVLMLNPNFLILDEPSNDLDIDTLNVLEDFLMNYSGVLILVSHDRYLLDKLTEQLFIFEGEGKIDIYNGNYADYKIEQDQLLKDQKQKKDIPVQKKEIVKEEKKKLSYKEQLEYDKLEKEIQELEAVLVAKNKLLLETVDHVELSNIATEIENIQNNIDAKSERWMHLADLM